The Coregonus clupeaformis isolate EN_2021a chromosome 13, ASM2061545v1, whole genome shotgun sequence genome includes a region encoding these proteins:
- the LOC121578993 gene encoding odorant receptor 131-2-like, which translates to MANVSGSLSLTHVQLQAMRLAIPEERIFKMFLVLGTLVVFIYINLAMLFTLWSKPSFRHTARYILFAHMLYNDTIHLTIALVLYVLRVSYLFVVRAACAFVVLLSSCTFTNAPLNLAVMSLERYTAVCFPLRHSELATPGRTQLAVGLVWALGVIDVLIDVCALFLTEPSFFLSPALCTLEQLQTAGWQQEKGVALNTLLFVTVTAVLVYTYVAIMLEARSASSSEPGSAQRAMRTVLLHALQLGLSIMSFLYAVLEALLAHLPPAIYTQMRFINFVVVLILPRCLSSLIYGLRDKAFRSAFRQHFICCSVRRVGPPHRSSKH; encoded by the coding sequence ATGGCCAACGTGTCTGGGTCTCTGAGTCTGACTCATGTGCAGCTGCAGGCCATGCGGCTGGCCATCCCAGAGGAGCGTATCTTCAAGATGTTCCTGGTGCTGGGGACCCTCGTGGTCTTTATCTACATCAACCTGGCCATGCTGTTCACCCTGTGGAGCAAACCCTCATTCCGCCACACCGCCCGCTACATCCTGTTTGCCCACATGCTGTACAATGACACCATCCACCTGACCATCGCCCTGGTTCTCTACGTGCTGAGGGTCTCCTACCTGTTTGTGGTCCGTGCTGCCTGTGCCTTCGTGGTGCTGCTGTCTTCCTGCACTTTCACCAATGCCCCCCTCAACTTGGCCGTTATGTCCCTGGAGAGGTACACGGCCGTCTGCTTCCCACTGCGGCACAGTGAGCTGGCCACGCCCGGGAGGACCCAGCTGGCCGTGGGGCTGGTGTGGGCGCTGGGTGTCATCGACGTGCTAATCGATGTGTGTGCTCTCTTCCTCACAGAGCCGTCCTTCTTCTTGTCACCTGCGCTGTGCACCCTCGAGCAACTGCAGACAGCTGGGTGGCAGCAGGAGAAGGGTGTGGCCCTGAATACACTGCTGTTTGTGACAGTAACGGCTGTGCTGGTCTACACCTACGTGGCCATCATGCTGGAGGCCCGGTCCGCCTCATCCTCTGAACCTGGGTCGGCACAACGGGCCATGCGTACCGTGCTGCTGCATGCGCTCCAGCTGGGCCTGTCCATCATGTCCTTCCTGTATGCGGTGCTGGAGGCCCTGCTGGCCCACCTGCCCCCAGCCATCTACACACAAATGCGCTTTATCAACTTCGTAGTGGTGCTGATCCTGCCGCGCTGCCTGAGCTCCCTCATCTATGGCCTGAGGGACAAGGCCTTCAGATCAGCCTTCAGACAACACTTCATCTGCTGCTCTGTTAGGAGGGTGGGGCCCCCACACAGATCCAGTAAACACTAA